The following nucleotide sequence is from Campylobacter coli 76339.
AAAAATAAATGTGTTTTATTGTGTGAAAGATTTATGATTGTTTTGTTTTCAGTATTTTATAAATTTATGCGAGAATTAAAAATTCTCGCAATGAAATTTTTAAGTTTAAAATTATATTTTTGTAGCATTTCCTGCATCGATAGTTGCAAAAAGCTTGTTAAGCAAATTTTCTTCATTTTTCTTGCATTGATCTTCTCTCATTTTTTGCCAAGCATAGGATTTAAAATCTTCTTTAATGGCACCAAGATCAAGATCTTCATTGGTAAATTTGCTTGAGCTTGTCTTTTTATCTTCCTTATCTTCTTTGTTTTTAACTTCATTTAAAGTAGCTTGAAATTCATCTGCTGAAATACTTTTTTCTTTAACCTTATTTGTAGCACTAAAAACAGAGCTTGAAGTTGTTTGGATATCTTTTACCACCATTTTCTCCTCCTTCGTTTTTTTGATTTTAAATTATATAAGCAATTTTTATTCCAATTTGAAATTTTTTAGAAGAATTTTTATAAAATTTTTAACAGCTTAAATGAAGTTAAAATTTTATATTTGATTTTTTAAAAGATTAAAAATATTTTTGCTACAATTAAGATAAAAAAGGGGAGATAATGAAGATAATTTTACTAACAATTTTAAGTTTTCTTGGATTATGGGGTTTGAGTTTTGATGAGCTTATTTATAATAAAAATGAAGCCAAGCCAAGTTTTGATTGTTCTAGGCTTAAGGATAATGGCAAAAACGACGATGAATTAATCTTGTGCAATAAAATAGGCGCCATTAATGAATTTGAAAATAAAAAACTTGCTCTTATAGATAATATCTTCATAAGTTTATATCAAGAACTTTTAGACAATGCAAATGATAATATGAAAGAAGATTTTAAATTGGTTCTTAAAAAAATGTTTAAAGAAAGAAAAAATTATACCAAAGCTATATCAAATGATTATTTGCACATAGGCCAAGATCCCGCATTGCCTTTTGTTTATAAAGCTAATTATATAGGAAAAATTTATGCTAAAGCATTTTTAGGGCTTATGCAAAAAGCTAAAAAAGATACTCAAAGCAAAGAAAAGCTAAGACAGATTTTTAACAATCAAATAGATAAATATGAAAATTTAATCCAACAAAGCATTCAAGATCCTATAAATTTGGAAATTTTTATAGATAATTTAGCCCAAGAGGATTTGATTGATCATAATGCTAAGTTGAGGTTTTAGGAGTTAATTCTAAAGCAAATTTGGCTGCTTCAAAATAGCTTTTAGTACTGATTTTAGCATTTTTATATGCCTTATCAAAGGCAGTGCCATGATCAACGCTTACGCGTATAATGGGCAAATTTAAACTCACATTGATACTTTTTTCAAAATATAAAGCCTTTAAAGGTGCTAAGCCAAGATCGTGATACATAGCTATCAAGCGATTGCATGCTTTTAAATTTGACTTTGTAAAAGCTGTATCTGCAACTAAAGGGTAGGGCAAATAAACACTTTTTGAATTAAAATTTAAAAGCAATTCTTTTTGCAAATTCTCATCTTTTAGGGCTTTTTTAAAGAATTTTTCATCTTTTTTAGAATTTAAAAAAGCATTAACAAAAGCGATAGCTTTTTGCATAAGTTCTTCTTCTTTGCCACCTATTACTCCATAATCTCCTGCATGTGGGTTAAAACCCAAAAGTCCGATTTTTTTAAAGCGAGTTTCTTGATAAAAGTCTTTTAAGAAAATGCTTAAATTTTGAAAAGTGATTTTTTTGCTTACTTTTGCTAAGGGGATATGCTCGCTAAAAAGTCCTACAAAAAGTTCTTTACATCCTAACATCATGATGGCATTTTTTTTAAAAAAGAATCTTAGCGCATCAGTATGTCCTTTAAATTCAAGCCCTGCATCCTCCCAAGCTTTTTTATGTATAGGTAGAGTAAGTAGAGCGTGTGCGTGGTTTTTATAAACAAAATAGCTTGCCGCCTTAAAGCTTAAGAAGCTATATAGCCCACTTTTTGCATCTATTTCTCCTGCTTTAATGTCAAAGCTTTCATCCACTTTTAAATTTAAAGGTAAGCCAAAAGAATAAATTTCAAGAGAATTATGCTTTTTAAGCAACGTAAATTCATAATTTTTAGCATCTTTAAAAGTTACGATTTTTGCATTTAAAAGCTCTAAATTCAAAAGTTTTAAAGCTTTTTGGAGCAAGCTTTCATGGATAAAATAATAAGGAGTGCAAATTTGGCTTAATTTTTCATGCGAGCGTGCTAGAATTTCAAGCCCTATGCCGTTGATATCGCCTATACTGATGGCTATTTTTTTCATCTTTGAAGCAGTGCTTTCATTTCTAAAATCGCATTTTGCAGTCCTACAAAAACAGATCTTGCTACAATACTTTGGCCGATATTAAGTTCGCAAATTTCTTTGATATTTACTATTTGGCTTACATTTTTATAGTTTAGCCCATGCCCAGCAGCAACTTTTAATCCAAGTTCTACTCCTTTTTTAGCACACATTTTTATATTGTTTAATTCTTCTTCAAATTGGTTTTGCAGTATTTTTTTACTTAAATCAAATTCTGTTAAAGCAAAGGCGGTGTGAGAGATATTGCTAAAAAGCGCATTATGTAAATTTGCATAATGCCCTGTGTGAAGTTCTATAAAATCAGCTTTTAACTCATATGATTTTTGTATGTCTTCTAAGCTAGGATTGATAAAAAGCGAAACCTCAATTTCTGCATTTTGAAGTTTCTCTATGCTTTCTTTGATTTTATCATGATTTAAATTGAGTCCACCTTCTGTAGTAAGCTCTTCTCTTTTTTCAGGCACTAGGGTGATACGATGAGGTTTTAATTTGAGTGCTAAGTTTAGAATTTCATCATTTAAAGCACATTCTAAATTGATAGGACTTTTGCAAAAGCGTATGATATTTTCCAAGTCAAAATCTTGAGCATGACGGCGATCTTCTCTTACATGCAAAGTGATTTGATCCCCAAATTTGGCTGCTATAAAAGCAGCTTCTAAAAGATCAGGATCATTTACCATTCTAGCTTGTCTTAATACTGCAATGTGGTCGATATTTACACCTAAAAGCATATTTTTCCTTTAGAACTTTTTTTGCTATTATACTATAAATTTAAACAAGGAAAGCGATGTTAGGTATAGATCTTGGCTCAAATACTTTAAGAGCGGTTTTTATAAATGAAAAATTTGAAAAGTTAGATGAATATGAATTTATCATAGGTTCAGCTAGAAATTTAGATAAAACGGGAAAGATAAGTGATGAAGCCATAGAAAAACTTCGCAACGCACTTCAAGAAATAGCTAAAAAATACGACCTAAGTCAAGCAAAAGCAGCCGCAACTGCAGCTTTTAGAAAGGCAAGCAATACAAGTGAAATTTTTACTCGTTTAAAGCAAGAATTTCAAATCGATTTTAAGGTTATAGATGCCAAAAGTGAAGCGAAAATCAGTGTTTTAGGTATGAAAATGGGGCTTTTAAATTTAGGCTTAAATTTGGATTGTGGGTATTGTGATTTAGGGGGTGCATCTTGTGAATTTTCTTTTAGGGAGAATTTTCAAAGTTTTGATTTTGGTATTATCAGTTTTTATGAAAAATGCAAGTTAAAAAGAAGCGTAAATTCTTTTTCTTTTAAAAAAATACTTCAAAAATATCCTGATTTTCCTTATAAATTTAAAGATAAAAAGCTAAAAATTCATTTTTTAATCCATGATAATTTTTTAAAAACCATGGCTTTTGAAGCTTTTAAACAAAGCAATGAATTAAAAAAAATGCTCAAACAAAGCAAGATGAAAAATATCGTTTTAAATTCAGGTGTTCCTACAGCTCTAGCGGCTTTAAAAAAAGGCTTAAATTATGAAAAATACAATGCGAAGAAAATCAATGGCTCAAGATTAAATGTCAATGATTTTTTAATTTTTGGGCAAAAACTTTGGTATATGGATGAAAAAAGAGCAAGTTTTTGGGTAGGAAATACGCGTAAAAATTATTTGGTTGCGGGATGTTTTTTACTTTTTAGCATTTTTGAGAGAGAAAAGCTTATAGTGATTGATGAGGGTTTAAGAGAGGGGCTTTGTATGGCTGATTTAAATTTCTAATCATTCTTGTTTTTGTGTAAAAAATTATAAAGATAAACTTTTACAACGCTTTATTTTATGAGAGGTGTTAATGCTAGAATTTTGCAAATTCGAAGAAGTGAAATTTTTCATCAAAATTAAAAAATAAAATTTTACTTTGTGAAAGAAAATTTTCATAAGTCTTAAGATTTTTATCTTTGGTGTATTTTAATAATTCCTCAAAACCAAAATCAATCAAGGCTAGGTTTTGTTTTTTTAGAGCCAAGAGTTTGAAATCATGTTCTTTTATAAGCTGTTGAATTTGCGTAAAATTAACATTATAGGTTAAATCGCTTTTACCAAAAAAATCTTTTAAAGTGATTTCAAAAGGATTAAAAACTTCATGTTTTTGATAAATTCTAATGCTAAATTGTTCGGGATTGAGCACGCCATAATCAAAACTTGCAAAGAT
It contains:
- a CDS encoding 4-hydroxythreonine-4-phosphate dehydrogenase, with amino-acid sequence MKKIAISIGDINGIGLEILARSHEKLSQICTPYYFIHESLLQKALKLLNLELLNAKIVTFKDAKNYEFTLLKKHNSLEIYSFGLPLNLKVDESFDIKAGEIDAKSGLYSFLSFKAASYFVYKNHAHALLTLPIHKKAWEDAGLEFKGHTDALRFFFKKNAIMMLGCKELFVGLFSEHIPLAKVSKKITFQNLSIFLKDFYQETRFKKIGLLGFNPHAGDYGVIGGKEEELMQKAIAFVNAFLNSKKDEKFFKKALKDENLQKELLLNFNSKSVYLPYPLVADTAFTKSNLKACNRLIAMYHDLGLAPLKALYFEKSINVSLNLPIIRVSVDHGTAFDKAYKNAKISTKSYFEAAKFALELTPKTST
- a CDS encoding Pyridoxine 5'-phosphate synthase, translating into MLLGVNIDHIAVLRQARMVNDPDLLEAAFIAAKFGDQITLHVREDRRHAQDFDLENIIRFCKSPINLECALNDEILNLALKLKPHRITLVPEKREELTTEGGLNLNHDKIKESIEKLQNAEIEVSLFINPSLEDIQKSYELKADFIELHTGHYANLHNALFSNISHTAFALTEFDLSKKILQNQFEEELNNIKMCAKKGVELGLKVAAGHGLNYKNVSQIVNIKEICELNIGQSIVARSVFVGLQNAILEMKALLQR
- a CDS encoding Possible phosphatase; translated protein: MLGIDLGSNTLRAVFINEKFEKLDEYEFIIGSARNLDKTGKISDEAIEKLRNALQEIAKKYDLSQAKAAATAAFRKASNTSEIFTRLKQEFQIDFKVIDAKSEAKISVLGMKMGLLNLGLNLDCGYCDLGGASCEFSFRENFQSFDFGIISFYEKCKLKRSVNSFSFKKILQKYPDFPYKFKDKKLKIHFLIHDNFLKTMAFEAFKQSNELKKMLKQSKMKNIVLNSGVPTALAALKKGLNYEKYNAKKINGSRLNVNDFLIFGQKLWYMDEKRASFWVGNTRKNYLVAGCFLLFSIFEREKLIVIDEGLREGLCMADLNF